In Oncorhynchus tshawytscha isolate Ot180627B linkage group LG08, Otsh_v2.0, whole genome shotgun sequence, the genomic window GGAAAATACAGAccataggggttggtaatgttctctagttgcgccgtgattggcgcagcgttctgtcactcatggggacattaCTTCACCGCAAAATttacagggagagatagaaaatAATTCAAgctccttgggtgctgccatagagttacattagaagtgcccatccaagaaggctcaaggtcattggccaaacataaaattatgtcaaatcacgttatatctatcatagctttgattggactgatcatgtcaacatcatactttcaaattcTTACTTAGCAAGCtcgacaagcagtcatcatcatgaatcaagtcgacaatctactggcaaatccttttcaatccttgtcatatgaagataaattatagattgAATTTATCGGTGAatcattggccattggacataaacattacacaacaagtttgaaatcgcaaattcaacaatgagtgattTAGGAGGAATCAATGGCTAACTACAAGCGTTGCAAAGCAATTACtaacctgctattcagtggagtgggtgtgttggccaagtctgggtttaagggtctcttttccaagcttaaaaggataaacattcaacacaatgggccagaaaaggttgaatacattggccatgctgttaatccagcatgacttctgccacgttcaaaacaactggagactcagaactgggaaatgttagacttcagtgagttcaagacaactgggaaacaagctccgactgggaaaatgcGTTTTGGACAGTCATCCAACTcgactcggaattccaagtcaggaactctggcctctttctagagctctgacctgaTGACCACTGATGTCAGGATTCAACCGTATTTTTTTCCGAGTTTAcaattgtcttgaaagcaccataaatacaGAAAGCCAGACTTTGAtaacaaagtttgatgacaaaattttccCACAAGAAGAactgccgcgccaccttcctgttcaagtgaaaaCAGCACAACaatgtgagtccaaaaatgtattgtatgctgctgcataaattatgtaatatgccagggaggtatgtatactgtagcttagaaagtaatactaagtgtatgttgtgtagtaagctgttagtagcccatgtgcctcaccctaataatttggtccctttccccctcataacttgaCTTGgttgtgcacatgtagcctatagcctgttttagagaaatgtaatccttgactattgtaagagctttcgttgtctgtttatatgccccGTTTacttatcctacggttctgacttggtgtacatagagaatactgtaagaatggaccatgttctgaattctgtcactgtacatttcaaaagtgctgaacaaatagttataaactcagcaaaaaaagaaatgtcctctcactgtcaacttcgtttattttcagcaaacttaacatgtgtgaatatttctatgaacataacaagattcaacaacggagacataaactgaacaagttccacagacatgggactaacagaaatggaataatgtgtccctgaacaaagggggggagggggttcaaaatcaaaagcaacagtcagtatctggtgtggccaccagctgcattaagtactgcatttTCTCCTCATgggctgcaccagatttgccagttcttgctgtgagatgttaccccactcttccaccaaggcacctgcaagttcctggacatttctggggggaatggccctagccctcaccttccaaaccaacaggtcccagatgtgctcaatgggattgagatccgggctctttgctgggcatggtagaacactgacatttctgtcttgcaggaaatcacgcacagaacgagcatatggctggtggcattgtcatgctggagggtcatgtcaggatgagcctgcaggaagggtatcacatgagggaggaggatgtcttccctgtaatgcacaatATTGAGATTGCctgaccatgacggaccctccagcTCCAAatagatcccgctccagagtacagccCTCGATGTAACACTCATTCCTACAACGATAATTACGGATTGCTTCATATCCGCTCATCGTTACCTTACGCCATAGTCTGTTCATCTCAATTTACAGTAGAAACAGCATTTGttaaagcaagtcagccatatcagctatgttttttaaactgcagtaaatgaggctgaatgaactgtttcgctgccagacaaggctccgctgatagccaggtgtagcagtggtaaggattcactccatggtgctgaaaaaaaagctctgctgttgggacagcttcatgTAATCCCAAACAGTTTGTGAGTAcctttgtcaccgttatagtacaAGTAATATAttttttagtgttgtgtagtactAGTACCTTACTGGCATGCATTAATATTTGTTcgatttttttgccccaccaagatttacatgtaAAAATCACAACTGCCCTAGTGTACACTCTTAGGTAATACTTTTGGCAGAATAATCAATTATTCTCTTGTCTCTATCCTACCTGTGGTTTCTCAGTAGGCAATGGTGTCAGTCGAGTCACCCGACTGCGCAAGTGCGCATACTCCAGTCCTCGGGTGCTGGGGAAACTTCATTCAGATATCATTGTGTATAAGGACACTTGCCACTCGGATTTCTCTCtatcaaaaaaaaagaaaagattctGAAAAAAACATCTTCCTCAACTCTGCTTTGAAGGACGTAAACGCTCCAAACAGGTAGACATTCATGATTAAGGTGCGCACAGTTAGAGTTAGTAGCCTATAAACAGTTTGTGTTTATCAACAAATGGCTTAGGACAAACACAAATATCCTATAATGATAGAGAATAGAGTGTTCAAATGTAGTGTTTTACAGTTTAGCACTGAGTCTATGGGTGTGCATTTCGGACAGAGCTGGACATTGCAACCACATTGTGTCAGGGTATGACATGGGTGCGTCTTAATACAAAGAGCTGCCTCCTTTCCTATGTCATATTTCTTAGTCCTTACTAATATGAAAGGATTGGATATAGGTGAGTGCATTTTAGCAGTGACTCCAGCTAAACAATATTGCTTGGCTCTGAAATAGGACAATAGTAAAGATTACACTTACTGTATTTGAACCTGTGTCTCTGACAAGAGAAACAATTTATTGGGTTGGAATGTATAAAGACTTTGCGTTTGAATAGTTGGATGCACCTTGATGACATTCTTTCCATCTGCATCCATCTTATCACTCACACACCTTTCCTCCTAGTCACATCATGCTGTGGTATTTTATTTTAACCTGATGTCTGTTGGTGTCATGCCATCATTACAGTAGGTAGGTGTGTTTATATGGAGTAACACTACATACCAAACTCTTAACCCACAGCAATGTGTACCCAAGCTTTCGCAATTACATTGAACCATGACTTCACAACTGATATTGAACAAGAGAAGCCTTTCCTTTGGAGCGAGGACGGCCGAGGGGTCAAGACACAAAATGACCACAGGAATTCCATCTAGGGACAATATGTGCTTTTGAGTAGGAATAAAGGAGCAATTAGCTTGAAAATATACCACAGTAATACGACACAAGGAAGAAAAAACAAAACACATCCAGGTTTAAATGACAGAATTCAGACTTTCATATCATCAGTAATTACTACATAGTACACACTTTGAAAACACCCAAATCAGCTGTCTTTTTCCAAACTTTGCCAACTGCTATACTCAGAAAATCACACAGACTGTCATTCCCATTTCATACACTGTTTACGTTCACATCaaaaagaaaaaaactaaaacaaaaacaAGTTCAGCAAGTTTCTGCTACACTGTCTTCATATTTTCTGAGTTTAGGTTGTTCTTGAAGCGCCTGGTTTCTGTATGCCTATTTGCATGTGAGACTGGAAGTACAGGACCCTGTAGAGTGACTATGATTCCTGTGTCAAAACACTTTCAGCATTAGGGCTGTCTCGTTGGACCACAGAGGCTGGCTTGGCACTACTGTACTATCTGATCTAAGTTGTCATCAAATAAGCAACAGCTGAGTGAGCGAGGGAAGTAAGAATGACCAAGAAGGGAGATTAAAAAAGCATCACAATTGACTTGAGTAGCTCTGAGTAGAACTGCGattcagatgtaggatcttcatttgagacagttttctacagcaggaaaataatcctgcagcaacaggaaatgtgaattattatgtggattataatgaatggacatttttgttggggtttatacatttttgtaaaggaaaatcaagtctgaaatttctaagtggaaattacaaacttcagaagcctttttaaacctcaaatacacaagTGTATTGCAAGaatgttctcctgcaacagggtgatcaaattaagatcctacatctgtatgaatGTATTATAGAAATAAACCACATCCGTTTCTTTGCATAAAAGGGTATACAACAGCAGTATTGCCTAGTTCCCCTTGTTGTTCATAGGATGACTGAGGTGATGAACACACAGGAACCTGTGATAAAGGACTTCAGTGTAGCTGGAGCAGCATCAGGGGATCAGGGCATATCCTTTCAGGTGAGTCTACTGTTGcctcaatccatccatccatccatccatccatccatccatccatccatccatccaccagtCACTCAACTAAGAGTTTAATTGACAGCCTACTAATTGTGAATGTGCCTTTAATTTTGGATCTTTCTTGTTAAATGTTGTATGAGCTTTCATTGCAAGGATCTTAGATTTGAACTTCAAATCCCTGTAAGAAAGAGTAAAACACCCTAATAAAGAGTCAATCAACCCTACTTCTTGTGTCCAGATTTTCCCAGATACCCATGAGCGGAATCCCAAGCTGTCCAAGAGACTTCCCTCTATTGTGGTGGAGCCCTCTGATGGGGGCAATGTGGAAAGCGGGGAGCTCCGCTGGCCTCCTATGGATCCCAACTCTGTAGAGGCCCTAGGCGGGATGCAGCCCCACAAACACACTCCTCTTCAGACCACACAGGACCAGGCCGCAGGTAGGATAACCTGGCATGATATTCTGATTACCTcaatgtaaagtgtgtgtgtgtgtgtgtgtgtgtgtgagagagagactcttTCCCTATCTGATTGTGACAACTCTCTCCATGTGTCTCCCAGATGAAGATCTGAATCACGGGGTGCAGGACAGCAGTGAAGTGGTGTATGGGGCCGTAGTGGAGGAATCTAACTGAGAAGATCATCCATCCACCTCCACAGCTGCTCTCACTGTAAATGTGTCCAGAGTAAGAAAGATAGCCAGGTGGGCAGGGGCactgaggagggtggaggagggacttGGAGGGTCGTTACCCTCACACCCTGCGCACTGCAAGAAAACCAATGAGTTCATTCTGAAGTTTCAGGCTGTACAGCAGTCTGTGAAAGCTGTCTTAAATAGCTTGCTTGTGCAGTTTCATATACATGCAGACTAGATCACAGCTACGCGGCACTGAATAATTTTGTTGTCCTCTAATTGTAGATATTTTGATACCTTGTGCAAAAATGTGGAGTACTTTGTAAGAACTGAGGTGTTTTTGAACAGCAGTATTCAAAGCTGTGTCCAGCATGTATACTCCAAGTAGAATGTAAGCTAGATAAAGTGGTGACAACTGTGGGTATTCCTGTCTCGTGAAAAACTATGATTCTGATTGTGTACGTGAGTTCTTTCAACTTGTTCTACCATAAAAATCAACAGCTAACATCCAGAGATAGTCCTAGTTGTTACAATCAATGGGAGTAAAAATGCTGTGTATGTACCGCAACTGCATTTTTCTCATCTGCAGTTTTTATAAACAGTCAATAAGTGAGTGCTGAGATTGAAGCCCCAGTTATTGCACAGACAATAAAGTCTTTAGGCTTGCCAAACCTTTTTTTGTTGAATTTGTCAGCCTGTGCCTTTAtacttttctccccctctctctctcacccccttcatgTCGATCCACTCCCCACCATCCACAATCCCCATGTCTGATGGCTCTCTTGGATCTGGTTTCGTGGTATAGGTCAGATTCAGTGTCTTCATCTAGACACAGACATGAGTGGCAGGGACTCAATCTTAtttttctatctctccttccttttTAGATGTGACCTTTCAGCCTTTCAGCTCACTGACAGCCTTGTTAAGAGCCCTTCGGCACAGCAAACATGCTTACCTCTGGAAAAACAAAAGGGCAGCATTGGAGAGCAAAGGAGTGaaagagaaaaaataaatatggtgtagaatattttttttcaaatgtctatTATTTTAATGGAATGTCAATACTGTGCACTATTTAGAGGCTAACTGGGTCTTCAAATTTGATGAAGACTCACAATGATGTATCAAAAATATACCATAAGGTACCATACTACTGCAGCAGGACTCTAGTGATTTAGTATGTTACTCCTTGATTATTATTATAACTATTTCAACATAAACACCAGACATCATTTTTCTCTCTGCTCACAATAGCATATTGTGCCCGCAAGTAGAAATAGTTGTGCTTTTACATACAGCAAGATACAGCTACAGCCATGTCAAAAGGTAACAGCCTTTTGACATGGCTACAGCATCACCATGGCAAGCAGATTTCCATATAATTTCTGAAGCTATATTTGACCCAGTTGTATAAAACATGCCTGTTgattctctctctgcatgttgaTACAATCACCATCACCAGTGTCCCTTTTATCATGGTGATTATCATCACAAGTACATTTACAACCTTCTGTCTGTGTTTTTTCCATCCTCTATTTTGTTCCATTTTGTAGGACAAAGAGTGAGCCACGTCAGACAGCCACTTCCCTCCCTGTTGATGTAAAAGTGCCTTTTGATAGAATAGCATTAAGGTGAGGTGCATCAGGTGTTTTTTTTCAGCTTTTAAAAGGGATCTTTGTTCTTGTGGTGCCCACGCTGTGTTCCCACTTTCATCTTCCTCTTCTG contains:
- the LOC112246851 gene encoding protein LBH-like, coding for MTEVMNTQEPVIKDFSVAGAASGDQGISFQIFPDTHERNPKLSKRLPSIVVEPSDGGNVESGELRWPPMDPNSVEALGGMQPHKHTPLQTTQDQAADEDLNHGVQDSSEVVYGAVVEESN